One stretch of Xanthomonas sp. DAR 35659 DNA includes these proteins:
- a CDS encoding GNAT family N-acetyltransferase gives MDIRHLDPHSSAMPVLAAWYHAAWGRDAGFSLEDELRRLRRVPDARGLPHVLAAFEGEQPVAAAQLKYQEMDAFPQYPYWLGGVFVAEPYRGRGLAGRVIAHALDAAAALGLDALHLQTEAMDGGLYARLGWQPVTEADAHGTRVLVMVRRVG, from the coding sequence ATGGACATCCGCCACCTCGACCCGCACTCGTCCGCCATGCCCGTGCTGGCCGCGTGGTATCACGCGGCATGGGGGCGGGACGCGGGCTTTTCGCTGGAGGACGAACTGCGGCGCCTGCGGCGCGTGCCGGATGCGCGCGGCCTGCCGCATGTGCTGGCGGCGTTCGAGGGCGAGCAACCGGTGGCCGCCGCGCAATTGAAGTACCAGGAAATGGATGCGTTTCCGCAATACCCCTACTGGCTGGGCGGCGTGTTCGTGGCCGAGCCGTATCGCGGCCGCGGACTGGCCGGCCGCGTGATCGCGCACGCGCTGGACGCGGCCGCGGCCCTGGGCCTGGATGCGCTGCACCTGCAGACCGAGGCGATGGACGGCGGCCTGTACGCACGGCTGGGCTGGCAGCCCGTCACCGAGGCCGACGCGCACGGCACCCGTGTCCTGGTGATGGTGCGCCGCGTCGGCTAA
- a CDS encoding UBP-type zinc finger domain-containing protein encodes MSARCTHLSSIAEVNPSARGCEECLRIGSPWVHLRLCRSCGHVGCCDDSPHRHASKHFHATAHPIIEGYDPPEGWGWCYVDETQVELPDQTPQLGPIPRYV; translated from the coding sequence ATGAGCGCACGGTGTACGCATCTTTCCAGCATCGCCGAGGTCAACCCGAGCGCGCGCGGGTGCGAGGAGTGCCTCAGGATCGGCAGCCCGTGGGTGCACCTGCGCCTGTGCCGCAGCTGCGGCCATGTCGGCTGCTGCGACGATTCGCCCCACCGCCACGCCAGCAAGCACTTCCACGCCACCGCACACCCGATCATCGAGGGCTACGATCCGCCCGAAGGCTGGGGCTGGTGCTACGTGGACGAAACGCAGGTGGAACTGCCCGACCAGACGCCGCAGTTGGGGCCGATCCCGCGCTACGTGTAG
- a CDS encoding FAD-dependent oxidoreductase: protein MSLADTRRHQMFPELDPTQMETARRFASGAPRSFAPGEEVFAVGDHPAPVWLVVQGSIAVVRRDGLGHEKPVTEHTAGQFTGEVSQLAGRASLAGGRAGAEGCVAVPFDAAHLRSLMISSADVGEIVMRALILRRVGLIEGDTAGSVLIGEPGEARLTRLQGFLTRNGYPNTFLDAANDDEGRALVERLGIRHDELPLMVCPSGEVLRRPGDAEAAHCLGMIPELDPRKRYDVAIVGAGPAGLATAVYAASEGLSVLVLDQRAIGGQAGASARIENYLGFPTGISGQALAGRAYNQALKFGAELALPLEVSHLHCDAATAEECSAAPLQLQMRDGLRVQARTVVIASGARYRRPDIANLAAFEGNGVSYWASPVEARLCEGEEVALVGGGNSAGQAVVFLAPKVKRLHLIVRGPGLEASMSRYLIERIAALPNVELHTGTEVVSLQADASQRLASAEFRDRATGATHRCNLRHLFLFVGADPNSGWVDGCVRLDHAGFVVTGAEPALGQVPALPLETDRPGVFAIGDVRAGSVKRVAAAVGEGAAVVAQIHQFLARRSAPAANERASA, encoded by the coding sequence ATGAGCCTGGCCGATACCCGTCGCCATCAGATGTTCCCGGAGCTGGACCCGACGCAGATGGAGACCGCGCGCCGTTTCGCCAGCGGCGCGCCGCGCAGCTTCGCTCCGGGCGAGGAGGTGTTCGCGGTCGGCGATCATCCGGCGCCGGTGTGGCTGGTGGTGCAGGGCTCGATCGCGGTGGTGCGCCGCGATGGCCTGGGCCACGAGAAGCCGGTCACCGAACACACCGCCGGGCAGTTCACCGGCGAGGTCAGCCAGTTGGCCGGGCGCGCTTCGCTGGCCGGAGGCCGTGCCGGCGCGGAGGGCTGTGTCGCGGTGCCGTTCGATGCGGCGCATCTGCGTTCGCTGATGATCAGCTCGGCCGATGTCGGCGAGATCGTGATGCGCGCGCTGATCCTGCGCCGGGTCGGCCTGATCGAGGGCGACACCGCCGGTTCGGTGCTGATCGGCGAACCGGGCGAGGCGCGCCTGACCCGGTTGCAGGGCTTCCTGACCCGCAACGGCTATCCCAACACGTTCCTGGACGCGGCCAACGACGACGAGGGCCGCGCGCTGGTCGAACGCCTGGGCATCCGCCACGACGAACTGCCGCTGATGGTCTGCCCCAGCGGCGAAGTGCTGCGGCGTCCCGGCGATGCCGAGGCCGCGCATTGCCTGGGCATGATTCCGGAGCTGGATCCGCGCAAGCGCTACGACGTGGCCATCGTCGGCGCCGGCCCGGCCGGGCTGGCGACCGCGGTGTACGCCGCCTCCGAAGGACTGTCGGTGCTGGTGCTGGACCAGCGCGCGATCGGCGGCCAGGCCGGCGCCTCGGCGCGGATCGAGAACTACCTGGGCTTTCCCACCGGCATCTCCGGCCAGGCCCTGGCCGGGCGCGCCTACAACCAGGCGCTGAAGTTCGGCGCGGAACTGGCGTTGCCGCTGGAAGTGAGCCATCTGCACTGCGATGCGGCCACCGCCGAGGAGTGCAGCGCCGCGCCGCTGCAACTGCAAATGCGCGACGGCCTGCGCGTGCAGGCGCGCACCGTGGTGATCGCCTCCGGCGCGCGTTACCGCCGCCCGGACATCGCCAACCTGGCCGCGTTCGAGGGTAACGGCGTGTCGTACTGGGCCTCGCCGGTGGAGGCGCGGTTGTGCGAGGGCGAGGAGGTGGCCCTGGTCGGCGGCGGCAATTCCGCGGGCCAGGCGGTGGTGTTCCTGGCGCCGAAGGTCAAGCGTCTGCACCTGATCGTGCGCGGACCCGGGCTGGAAGCGTCGATGTCGCGCTACCTGATCGAGCGCATCGCCGCGCTGCCGAACGTCGAATTGCATACCGGCACCGAGGTGGTGTCGCTGCAGGCCGATGCGTCGCAGCGCCTGGCCAGCGCGGAGTTCCGCGACCGCGCCACCGGCGCGACCCACCGCTGCAACCTGCGCCATCTGTTCCTGTTCGTCGGCGCCGACCCCAACAGTGGCTGGGTGGACGGCTGCGTGCGCCTGGACCACGCCGGCTTCGTCGTCACCGGCGCCGAGCCGGCGCTCGGGCAGGTGCCGGCGCTGCCGCTGGAGACCGACCGGCCGGGCGTGTTCGCGATCGGCGACGTACGCGCCGGTTCGGTCAAGCGCGTGGCCGCGGCGGTGGGCGAGGGCGCCGCGGTGGTCGCGCAGATCCATCAGTTCCTGGCGCGGCGCAGTGCGCCCGCCGCCAACGAGAGGGCCAGCGCATGA
- a CDS encoding DUF1993 domain-containing protein has product MSVSMYRLTVPVFLRGLGVLHHYVALAERHAQDTGLDPQALIDARLAPDMLGFAGQIQRASDTAKNTIGRLSDIAPPRMPDDETTLAQLRERIAATQRFLHGVDATALDGAQERAVSLSAGKLKAEFNGSDYVLTFALPNFFFHVATAHAILRQQGVAVGKLDYLGPFDTVSTETT; this is encoded by the coding sequence ATGTCCGTCTCGATGTATCGCCTTACCGTCCCGGTGTTCCTGCGCGGTCTGGGCGTGCTGCACCATTACGTGGCGTTGGCCGAGCGCCATGCGCAGGACACTGGTCTGGACCCGCAGGCCCTGATCGACGCGCGCCTGGCGCCGGACATGCTCGGCTTCGCCGGGCAGATCCAACGCGCTTCGGACACGGCGAAGAACACCATCGGTCGCCTCAGCGACATCGCGCCGCCCCGCATGCCCGACGACGAAACCACCCTCGCGCAGTTGCGCGAGCGTATCGCCGCCACCCAGCGCTTCCTGCACGGCGTGGACGCCACGGCCCTGGACGGCGCGCAGGAACGCGCGGTCTCGCTGAGCGCAGGCAAGCTGAAGGCCGAGTTCAACGGCAGCGACTATGTGCTGACCTTCGCCTTGCCGAACTTCTTCTTCCATGTCGCCACCGCGCACGCGATCCTGCGCCAACAGGGCGTGGCGGTGGGCAAGCTCGACTACCTGGGACCGTTCGACACGGTATCCACCGAGACGACCTAA
- a CDS encoding HD domain-containing protein yields MTALTERYARAVDYARIAHAGQFRKGGTVPYFSHVLGVSTLVLEAGGDEDQAIAALLHDVVEDCGAGHEAVIRAQFGDAVAAIVMACTDASAEHKAAQDDVPAKRRDWRIRKQAYLVHLGQAPDAVLLVSACDKLYNARSIVADLEDPEVGVEVFERFTAGRDGTLWYYAALHAVFAGRGVAVLRPFAAAVARMHALADVAFDADSAGRIAAPSLA; encoded by the coding sequence ATGACCGCTCTCACCGAACGTTACGCGCGCGCCGTGGACTACGCGCGCATCGCCCATGCCGGCCAGTTCCGCAAGGGCGGCACGGTGCCGTATTTCAGCCATGTGCTGGGCGTGTCCACGCTGGTGCTGGAGGCCGGGGGCGACGAGGACCAGGCGATCGCGGCCTTGTTGCACGACGTGGTCGAGGACTGCGGCGCCGGGCACGAGGCGGTGATCCGCGCGCAGTTCGGCGATGCGGTGGCGGCGATCGTGATGGCCTGCACCGACGCCAGTGCCGAGCACAAGGCGGCGCAGGACGACGTGCCGGCCAAGCGCCGCGACTGGCGCATCCGCAAGCAGGCCTATCTGGTGCATCTGGGCCAGGCGCCGGACGCGGTGCTGTTGGTGTCGGCCTGCGACAAGCTGTACAACGCGCGCAGCATTGTTGCCGACCTGGAGGATCCGGAGGTGGGCGTGGAGGTGTTCGAGCGCTTCACCGCTGGGCGGGACGGCACCTTGTGGTACTACGCGGCGCTGCATGCGGTCTTCGCCGGGCGCGGTGTCGCGGTGCTGCGTCCGTTCGCGGCGGCGGTGGCGCGGATGCATGCGTTGGCGGATGTGGCGTTTGATGCTGATTCGGCAGGGAGAATTGCTGCGCCGTCGTTGGCGTAG
- a CDS encoding alpha-ketoglutarate-dependent dioxygenase AlkB: MDLFAHADAAPHCLVDDAEGGIRYWPQLLDPAVAQAWFATLRDRAAWQCLRRPMYDRVVDVPRLLASYGLQALPEALPLRDLHALVQARLPAPYTTVGLNLYRDGRDSVAMHNDKLHTLVAPHPIALVSLGAPRRMNIRAKASDRRTLSLDLAPGSLLAMSHASQLTHEHGIPKTARPVGPRMSVVFRVRPG; encoded by the coding sequence ATGGATCTGTTCGCTCACGCCGACGCTGCCCCGCACTGCCTGGTGGACGATGCCGAAGGCGGTATCCGCTACTGGCCGCAGTTGCTGGATCCGGCCGTGGCTCAGGCATGGTTCGCGACGCTGCGCGATAGGGCCGCCTGGCAATGCCTGCGCCGGCCGATGTACGACCGGGTCGTGGATGTGCCGCGCTTGCTGGCCTCGTATGGCTTGCAGGCGCTGCCTGAGGCCTTGCCGCTGCGCGACCTGCACGCGCTGGTGCAGGCACGGCTGCCGGCGCCGTACACCACGGTGGGCCTGAATCTCTACCGCGACGGCCGCGACAGCGTGGCGATGCACAACGACAAGCTGCACACGCTGGTTGCGCCGCATCCCATCGCGCTGGTGTCGCTGGGGGCGCCTCGGCGCATGAACATTCGCGCCAAGGCCAGCGACCGCCGGACGCTCTCGCTGGACCTGGCGCCGGGCAGCCTGCTGGCGATGAGCCATGCCTCGCAGCTCACCCACGAGCACGGCATCCCCAAGACGGCGCGCCCGGTGGGGCCGCGGATGAGCGTGGTGTTCCGGGTGCGGCCGGGGTGA
- a CDS encoding XAC0095 family protein, giving the protein MSEYRTDDLEMSGYFLPEESQFRLVRLGEFIKFLARLAEPRSVAEEREAAPKVRAGELAVCMELLAEQLDMVLREVSWPAQRQSPYQAQGDGADHDAP; this is encoded by the coding sequence ATGTCGGAGTACAGAACGGACGATCTGGAAATGTCGGGCTATTTTCTGCCCGAAGAGAGCCAGTTCCGGCTGGTGCGGCTGGGCGAGTTCATCAAGTTCCTCGCAAGACTGGCAGAGCCACGCAGCGTGGCCGAGGAACGTGAGGCCGCCCCGAAGGTGCGTGCGGGCGAGCTGGCGGTCTGCATGGAACTGCTCGCGGAACAGTTGGACATGGTGCTGCGCGAGGTGTCGTGGCCGGCGCAGCGGCAGTCCCCCTATCAGGCCCAGGGCGATGGCGCCGATCATGATGCGCCATGA
- a CDS encoding type I restriction-modification enzyme R subunit C-terminal domain-containing protein, giving the protein MTPEIKARQLIDSKLEAAGWLVQDAKQVNLGAGRGVAVREYPTDSGPADYVLFVDRESVGVIEAKRDEAGENLTMHEAQTERYANATLKWRKSKEPLRFLYESTGQIIHFTDGRDPHPRARELFHFFQPQTLADWAAEADTLRHRLAERMPALPEENLRDCQVSAVTGLERSLAQNRPRALVHMATGAGKTFTAITSVYRLLKFGGARRILFLVDTRNLGKQAHQEFMAYTPPDDGRKFTELYNVQRLTSSQIDPHAQVCISTIQRMYSILSEQPIDESAEDVSMAELPSAIKQPRPVAYNAAVPIETFDFIVIDECHRSIYNLWKQVLDYYDAFLIGLTATPDKRTFGFFNENIVAEYSYEQSVVDGVNVGYDVYEIDTKITKAGAELKAKQWVDHRHRETRKKRWAETDEDVAYTGKELDRSVVNTSQIRKVVQAMKSAVETSIFPNRKEVPKTLIFAKTDSHADDIIKAVREVYGQGNAFCKKVTYKSDEDPDTVLSNFRNDYHPRIAVTVDMIATGTDVKPLEVLLFMRDVRSKGYYEQMKGRGVRSLDMESLKKVSNSVNSAKTRFVLIDAVGVEKSLKTETRPLEKKPGVSLDQLLKSIAVGGQDEDTVLSLGNRLIRLNKQLDDKALTRIKQTAKGASLSELARGLVSAANPDLVLADALDAAQAAGITRSAETITPEELDAARAKRIASACRPFDDPALREEIESARRKHEQLIDHINLDEITFAGYSAQAKVQAKATVQAFQDYLQQHKDEIAALGFFYAQPYQRRQLTFAMIEELHEALGRPPLMLTTDRLWSAYARMQPSKVTGANARRQLTDLVSLVRFALGLDDELRPYADSVDKRFQAWIFRHNARRTTSFTAEQTEWLRLIKDHIASSCAISREDFDYAQLAGKGGLQKAWNVFGEQLDGLLDEMNEELVA; this is encoded by the coding sequence ATGACGCCAGAAATCAAGGCAAGGCAGCTCATCGACAGCAAGCTGGAAGCGGCGGGCTGGCTGGTTCAGGACGCCAAGCAGGTCAACCTTGGGGCTGGCAGAGGCGTCGCGGTCCGCGAGTACCCCACCGATAGCGGCCCGGCCGACTACGTCCTGTTTGTTGACCGCGAGTCGGTCGGCGTCATCGAAGCCAAACGTGATGAAGCTGGTGAAAACCTCACAATGCATGAAGCCCAGACCGAGCGCTATGCCAATGCCACCCTGAAATGGCGCAAGAGCAAAGAGCCTCTGCGCTTCCTGTACGAAAGCACCGGCCAGATCATCCACTTCACGGACGGGCGCGATCCCCATCCCCGCGCGCGTGAGCTGTTCCACTTCTTCCAGCCCCAGACCCTCGCAGATTGGGCAGCCGAAGCCGACACCTTGCGCCACCGGCTCGCCGAGCGCATGCCGGCCTTGCCCGAGGAAAACCTTCGCGACTGCCAAGTCAGCGCGGTCACAGGGCTGGAGCGCTCCTTGGCCCAGAACCGGCCGCGCGCACTGGTCCACATGGCAACCGGCGCGGGCAAGACCTTCACCGCCATCACCTCGGTCTACCGCCTGCTCAAGTTCGGCGGGGCCAGGCGTATCCTGTTCCTGGTGGACACGCGCAATCTGGGCAAACAGGCACATCAGGAATTCATGGCCTATACGCCGCCCGATGACGGCCGCAAGTTCACCGAGCTGTACAACGTCCAGCGCCTGACGAGCAGCCAAATCGACCCCCATGCTCAAGTGTGCATCAGCACCATCCAGCGCATGTATTCCATCCTGTCCGAACAACCAATCGACGAATCGGCTGAGGACGTCTCGATGGCTGAACTGCCCTCGGCGATCAAACAGCCAAGGCCGGTCGCGTACAACGCCGCCGTCCCCATCGAGACCTTCGACTTCATCGTCATCGACGAATGCCATCGCAGCATCTACAACCTGTGGAAGCAGGTCCTGGATTACTACGACGCCTTCCTGATCGGCCTGACGGCCACCCCGGACAAGCGCACCTTCGGGTTTTTCAACGAAAACATCGTGGCCGAGTACAGCTACGAGCAATCCGTCGTGGACGGCGTCAACGTCGGTTACGACGTTTACGAGATCGACACCAAGATCACCAAGGCCGGCGCCGAGCTCAAAGCCAAACAGTGGGTGGACCACCGCCATCGCGAGACCCGCAAGAAGCGCTGGGCCGAGACGGATGAAGACGTGGCCTACACCGGCAAGGAGCTCGACCGCTCGGTGGTCAACACCAGTCAGATCCGCAAGGTCGTCCAGGCGATGAAATCCGCGGTAGAGACCAGCATCTTCCCCAACCGCAAGGAAGTCCCCAAGACGCTGATCTTTGCCAAGACCGACAGCCACGCCGACGACATCATCAAGGCTGTCCGGGAGGTCTACGGCCAGGGCAACGCCTTCTGCAAAAAGGTGACCTACAAATCCGATGAAGATCCCGACACTGTCCTGTCCAATTTCCGCAACGACTACCACCCGCGCATCGCCGTCACCGTGGACATGATTGCCACCGGCACCGATGTGAAGCCACTCGAAGTGCTGTTGTTCATGCGCGATGTCCGCAGCAAGGGCTACTACGAGCAGATGAAGGGGCGCGGTGTGCGCAGCCTGGACATGGAATCGCTTAAGAAAGTCAGCAACAGCGTGAACAGCGCCAAGACCCGCTTTGTCCTGATCGACGCGGTGGGCGTGGAGAAGTCCCTCAAGACCGAAACCCGCCCGCTGGAGAAGAAGCCTGGCGTCAGCCTGGACCAGTTGCTCAAGAGCATCGCCGTTGGCGGGCAGGACGAGGACACCGTGCTTAGCCTTGGTAATCGGCTTATACGCCTGAACAAGCAGTTGGATGACAAGGCGCTGACCCGCATCAAGCAGACCGCCAAGGGCGCCAGCCTGTCCGAGCTGGCCCGTGGCCTGGTGAGCGCGGCAAACCCGGACCTGGTCCTGGCCGACGCGTTGGATGCGGCACAGGCAGCGGGCATCACCCGCAGCGCAGAGACGATCACTCCCGAAGAACTGGATGCCGCTCGCGCCAAACGCATCGCCAGCGCCTGTCGCCCCTTCGATGATCCAGCGCTGCGTGAGGAGATTGAATCGGCTCGCCGTAAGCACGAACAGTTGATCGACCATATCAATCTAGATGAGATCACTTTTGCTGGCTACAGCGCACAGGCCAAAGTCCAGGCAAAGGCGACCGTCCAGGCCTTCCAGGATTACCTGCAGCAGCACAAGGATGAGATCGCCGCGTTGGGCTTCTTCTATGCCCAGCCATATCAGCGCCGGCAACTTACTTTCGCCATGATCGAGGAACTGCACGAAGCGCTGGGGCGCCCACCGCTGATGCTGACCACCGATCGGTTGTGGTCCGCTTATGCTCGCATGCAGCCCAGCAAGGTCACGGGCGCCAATGCGCGCCGCCAACTGACGGATCTTGTTTCACTGGTGCGCTTTGCATTGGGACTGGACGATGAACTGCGCCCCTACGCCGATAGCGTGGACAAGCGCTTCCAAGCATGGATTTTCCGGCACAATGCGCGCCGCACCACGTCGTTCACGGCAGAGCAGACCGAATGGCTGCGCTTGATAAAGGATCATATCGCGTCCAGCTGTGCGATCAGTCGCGAAGATTTCGACTACGCCCAACTGGCTGGCAAGGGCGGCTTGCAGAAGGCGTGGAATGTATTTGGTGAGCAGCTCGATGGGCTGCTTGATGAAATGAATGAGGAGTTGGTGGCGTAA
- a CDS encoding restriction endonuclease subunit S translates to MALTKSIAEIISEDTSGLLGIHPTWSRVRLAEIASVLNGFPFESVFFTGTTGIPLIRIRNISEGKTQTRYNGPYENRFIVNTGDLLIGMDGDFHATCWKGEQALLNQRVCKITPNENFYHPKLIEYALPGYLNAINAATSSITVKHLSSKSIEEIDLPLPPIGEQTRIAGKLEELLSDLDAGVAELKAAQRKLVRYRQSLLKAAVEGTLTADWRAARAQTGEPQETGAELLQRILSERRARWEAKQLAKFAKQGKNPPKGWQDKYPAPVLPKAVGLHALPVGWAWASLDMIGEIASGVAKGTKRSSATITREVPYLRVANVQRGYLDLTQIKTIAATEADIEELRLQPGDVLFNEGGDLDKLGRGWVWQGELKECIHQNHVFRVRPYLSGTPSELISHHGNTFGKDWFKTAGKQTTNLASINMKMLREFPIPVAAELEGRKILEILSPMLDILAAQEKSIELGLKQAAAQRKNILKAAFTGQLVSQDPNDEPASVLLERIRAARVAAGAKRTGKTARKTKECT, encoded by the coding sequence ATGGCACTGACTAAAAGCATCGCAGAGATCATCTCCGAAGACACATCAGGTTTACTTGGTATACATCCAACGTGGTCTCGCGTGCGATTGGCCGAAATTGCCAGCGTGCTCAATGGATTCCCATTCGAGTCCGTATTTTTCACAGGCACAACCGGCATCCCTTTAATTCGTATCCGCAACATTTCAGAGGGAAAAACACAGACCCGTTATAACGGCCCATATGAGAACAGGTTCATCGTGAATACGGGAGACCTTTTGATCGGCATGGATGGCGATTTCCACGCAACCTGCTGGAAGGGCGAACAAGCTCTTCTAAATCAACGCGTTTGTAAAATCACCCCAAATGAAAATTTTTATCACCCAAAGCTTATCGAATACGCACTACCTGGCTATTTAAATGCAATTAATGCCGCGACGTCATCGATTACGGTAAAGCATTTATCGTCAAAAAGCATCGAGGAAATTGACCTCCCACTACCTCCGATAGGCGAACAAACCCGGATCGCCGGAAAGCTTGAAGAACTATTGTCCGACCTCGATGCCGGCGTAGCCGAACTGAAGGCAGCGCAGCGCAAACTGGTGCGTTACCGCCAGTCACTACTGAAGGCCGCCGTGGAAGGCACCCTCACCGCCGACTGGCGTGCTGCGCGCGCGCAAACCGGCGAACCACAAGAAACTGGCGCCGAGCTACTGCAACGCATCCTCAGCGAACGCCGCGCTCGCTGGGAAGCCAAGCAACTCGCCAAGTTTGCCAAACAAGGAAAGAACCCACCCAAAGGCTGGCAAGACAAATACCCTGCCCCAGTCCTACCAAAGGCGGTCGGCCTCCACGCCCTGCCAGTCGGTTGGGCGTGGGCAAGCTTGGACATGATTGGGGAGATTGCATCGGGCGTAGCCAAGGGCACAAAGCGTTCGTCCGCGACCATCACGCGCGAAGTCCCATACTTGCGGGTAGCAAATGTCCAACGTGGCTACCTCGACCTCACGCAGATCAAAACCATTGCAGCTACAGAGGCTGACATCGAGGAACTTCGTCTTCAGCCTGGGGACGTTCTTTTCAACGAAGGCGGAGATCTCGACAAACTTGGACGCGGGTGGGTTTGGCAAGGCGAATTGAAAGAATGCATCCATCAGAATCATGTCTTCCGCGTTCGTCCGTACCTGTCCGGAACACCGTCCGAACTGATCTCGCATCATGGCAACACATTCGGAAAAGACTGGTTCAAGACCGCCGGCAAGCAAACCACGAATCTGGCATCGATCAACATGAAAATGTTGCGCGAGTTTCCTATCCCCGTCGCAGCAGAACTGGAAGGGCGAAAGATTCTTGAGATACTGTCGCCCATGCTTGATATCCTGGCCGCCCAGGAAAAGAGCATAGAACTTGGCTTAAAGCAGGCAGCTGCTCAACGCAAAAACATCCTCAAAGCCGCGTTCACAGGTCAGCTCGTCTCCCAAGATCCAAACGACGAACCCGCCAGCGTACTACTGGAGCGTATCCGCGCAGCGCGCGTCGCAGCCGGTGCGAAGCGAACAGGCAAAACTGCGCGAAAGACCAAGGAATGCACATGA
- a CDS encoding virulence RhuM family protein, which yields MSDSQGELILYRTEDGQADIQLRAVDGTVWLNQAQIAELFNTTKQNVSLHIRNVLDEGELTAEATVKESLTVQTEGKRQVSRAVQTYRLEMILAVGYRVRSPRGAQFRRWASTVLAEYLVKGFAMNDARLKDAERVDYFEELLARIRDIRSSEKRFYQKLRDLFKESSSDYDGTAQMAKTFFATIQNKLVFAITGKTAADLIVSRANAEAENMGLTNWPTPRIRKADAMVSKNYLHADELDQLNRLVTRFLDFAEDRALRRMETRMADWIAQTDRFLAFDERPVLSNAGQISHDQMESVIGERFTAFDNRRRDAERLAAEQEAAADLAQLESKAAKLLPGKRNKGKKN from the coding sequence ATGAGCGACAGCCAGGGCGAACTGATCCTGTACCGGACAGAGGACGGTCAAGCTGACATCCAGCTACGCGCGGTGGACGGTACAGTGTGGCTGAACCAAGCCCAGATTGCTGAGCTGTTCAACACCACCAAGCAGAACGTCAGCCTGCATATCCGCAATGTGCTGGACGAGGGGGAATTGACCGCCGAGGCAACTGTCAAGGAATCCTTGACAGTTCAAACCGAGGGCAAGCGCCAGGTCAGCCGTGCGGTTCAGACCTATCGCCTGGAGATGATCCTGGCGGTTGGCTACCGGGTGCGCTCTCCGCGCGGCGCCCAGTTCCGACGCTGGGCCAGCACGGTGCTGGCTGAGTACCTTGTGAAAGGCTTCGCCATGAACGATGCCCGCTTGAAGGATGCCGAGCGGGTCGATTACTTCGAGGAACTACTGGCGCGAATCCGCGATATCCGCAGCTCGGAGAAGCGCTTCTACCAGAAGTTGCGCGACCTATTCAAGGAAAGCAGCAGCGATTACGACGGCACGGCACAGATGGCCAAGACCTTCTTTGCCACCATCCAGAACAAACTGGTTTTTGCCATCACCGGCAAGACGGCCGCCGACCTGATCGTGAGCCGCGCCAATGCCGAGGCGGAGAACATGGGCCTGACCAACTGGCCGACTCCGCGCATCCGCAAGGCCGACGCCATGGTGTCCAAGAACTACCTGCACGCCGACGAGCTGGACCAACTCAACCGGCTGGTGACGCGGTTCCTGGACTTTGCCGAGGACCGTGCGCTGCGCCGCATGGAAACCCGCATGGCCGACTGGATTGCACAGACCGACCGCTTCCTGGCATTTGACGAGCGCCCGGTCCTGAGCAATGCGGGCCAGATTTCCCACGACCAGATGGAATCGGTCATTGGCGAACGGTTCACTGCTTTCGACAACCGCCGGCGCGACGCAGAGCGGCTTGCCGCCGAACAAGAGGCCGCCGCCGACTTGGCACAACTTGAATCCAAAGCGGCAAAGCTGCTTCCAGGAAAAAGAAATAAAGGCAAGAAGAACTGA